The following DNA comes from Candidatus Poribacteria bacterium.
GTCACACACATCTCATTGAAAGGCGTTCTCGGACTGGATTCGCAAGGCTCCAAATTGGTAGGATTGATGATGGAACTGAGGATCTTTAAGCGTTCAGTTATCAAAGGTAAAACCAACACTAGACTGAGGGAAACACGGATCGGTCACAGTTTAGAAAATGAGGAGAAAAGCAATGAAAGTATTTGGATTTGCCTGTATCGTAATAATAGGATTAATAATCTTCGCAATGCTGCTCGGCACCTCTCGCAACCCAGGTGATACAACAACAGGTAATAATAGCCAGACATATATTGATCGGGGTAAAGCAAAAGCAGATGACAAGACATACTTTGCAGCCATAAGCGATTATGATATGGCGATAAGCCTTAACCCAGCTAACGCTGATGCCTACTTGCTTCGAGGCTTCGCAAAGCGAGAAATAGGAGGCTACCCGCAAGCAAATGAGGATTTTGAAAGAGGACGTCAACTTGCGGAAGAAATGGGCAACGGGAAGCTCCAGCTCCTCCTTATAGAAGCAATGTCCACACGCTAATAAGGAAGGAAAACAAATGCACCCGCAAAGAAAGAAGATGCAGACCATCTAAAATTGAGTTACGGGTGAGGTTGAATCAATAAATTGAAAGGAGATGAAAAGGAAGTGAATGCTATCATATTCCCTATTGAATCGGTGATCAAACCGAGCAAAGCGTTCCAAGAATACGCACTTGCAATGGATCGACTCGACCAAGCATGGCTTCTACCTCATAATAGTGAAGAACACTATCAAGACTATTTAGAGGCAGAGAATGCCTATATTCAAGCTGATAGAGAACTGAGAGTAGATAGATCATCATAATGGCAAGTATTATCTGAGGCGGAAATACTCAGAATGTCCTATAATTTTCTTATCGGATATTCATATTGAAAGGAGATATAAAATGGAAAAATTTGTTTAACTCGATGATATTAGTTTGGCTATTCGCGCAGAAAACATTGAGTGTGTTGAGGTTATCGGCGAGGGGAAAAATGAATGGGCACTGGCGGTGCATGTACGAGGACGCTATGAGCCTTACAAATTATTAGGAAATCAGCTGCATCTTGCACGGTTGTATAACATACTTTTAGACCATAATCAGCCTTACCGGGCATCAGCCCAGAAAGGAGGAGATAACATGGAAAGCACAGCAAGAATTAAGACGGCAAAAGGTAACAAAATTAGAGTGAGTGATATAGGAGACTTCCGAATCGTTGACCGAAAGAGTATGATGGATATGATCCTCAATTTTAATCAACTTCTTATAGAGTATGAAACAGAGGAGGATTTCAGAGAAGTATTCCCACAATCAAATAATGACCAACACTTCTTATTGGCACAAAAGAAGGACGATGAGTTAAAACAACGGCAACGAGATTTAGAAATGGCACTTGATGCAACACCAAATATACACTATACATCCTTAGTACATGAATCCCCACACATGGCAATAGTAAAAAAACTCAAATCATCAATGCAATATGAGCGATACTACATATTGGCAGCGGGGTCAGAATCAGAGTGTAAGGAATATAAGAAAAAAGCAGAAGAAAAGCAAAACAGATTTGAGATGAAAGGAGAAGCTATGAACGAATCACCTTTGCCAAAATTGACTGAAGGCAAAGAAAAGGTAAAACAGAAGATACAGGAGCGAATAACGAGGGGGGAAGAACTACTTGGCACATTGGAAACTTCTATTGATGAATATAGTGCGGACTTGGTAGATGAATGTTCTCGGTAGTCACAGTATAATGAAAATCTTTTGATGACTTTGTTTAGTGAGGGTTTAGGAAGCGATAGTTACAGCCCATTCCCTAGTCGCGGAGGCTTGATCTATGTTCCCAAACACTTACTCACCGTGAACAGAATGAAAAAGAGCATTAACAGCTTACAGGGAATCTACGAACGACTTGACCTATACGACGAATCTTCAGAACGTTCAAATACGGCACGGCACAGTTTCGGCAATAATGTATTTATCGTGCATGGGCGTGATGATGAATCCAGATATAAAGTTGCTTTGTTCGTCAAGGAATTGGGCTTAAATAATATTATACTTGATCGACAACCCGACGAAGGTATAATTGCGATTCTTGATAAGTTTGAACGAGAGGCTAAAAAAGCAGATTTTGCTATCGCCTTGCTAACCCCCGACGATGTTGGTGCATTAAAAAATGAAGCAGAAACTCAACTCAACTCCAGACCCCGCCAGAACGTCGTTTTTGAACTGGGTTATTTTATAAGTGCATTAGGGCGACAAAAAGTATGCCTACTTATCAAAGGAGAGATAGAAAACCCTTCCGATCTTGATGGGATACTTTATAAACGCATAGATGGTGATGAATGGAAGTTGAAAGTAGCTCGCGATATGCAGAAAGCAGGATTGCCAGTTGATCTGAATGATGTGCGTTGAAATAAGGGAGAGAACGCTAATAAGGGAACGCACATCCCATCCCTTGCTTTACTATCTAGGGTAACTCAATGCTAACCAAAACGTATATAGAAGAACGAAAATGGGCAGGTGACAAACGATTTTTCATCAAGAACCTCGCGTTAACGAATAACGAGCAGCCCCTCCGGTTTGTTCTCGAAAAACTTGGAAGGCTTCCATCAGATTTTGATAGAGAACCCTTCTTGAATCTGCTAAAACATGAGCACCCCAATATCCGGCTGCTTGCCGTTAAGAATCTCGGTAAGTTAAAGGATGTAACATTGCTTGATGCTATCTCAAAATTTGCACAAAGGGAGGCAAATACAGCTACTCGTCGTGAAGCAGTATCGGCTATTGGACGAATGCGGACACCGAAATCGGTCCCAATCCTTATCCAATTTCTAGAGGACATCGACCCCAAAGTTGTCTTGCAAGCAATTCGCGGGCTTATTAATTTTAAGATGCTCCCTGAAGTTCAATCTGCGTTTTCAGCGTTGGTGAACCATCCGAATGAGTTAATTCAAGATGCTATAAATCGGGAGTTGACGCCGAACACAGAACCCACACAAGAGAGCACGCTTCCACATTCTCACAGTATAGATGCCCTCAAAAATGTCATTATCCATGCCGATGTGAGAGATGTATTGAGTGCCACGCCTGATGAGTCAATCCACCTGACTTTCACTTCGCCGCCATACTATAATGCCCGTGACTACACACTTTACGAAAGCTACGAGGCATACCTACAGTTCCTCGCTGATATTTTTAGACAGGTGCATCGTATTACAAAGGAGGGGCGTTTTTTTGTCCTCAATACCTCCCCGGTTATCGTTCCGCGTATGAGTCGTGCCCACTCCAGTAAGCGATACGCCATTCCCTTCGACCTCCACCCGATGTTGACGCAGATGGGGTGGGAGTTCATTGAGGATATTGTCTGGGTGAAGCCGGAACGAACTGCCAAAAACCGAAACGGCGGGTTTTTCCAACATCGCAAACCGCTCGGATACAAGGCAAACTCCGTCACGGAATATGTGATGGTCTACCGCAAAAAAACGGATAAGTTGATAGATTGGAATATGCGTCAATACGACGAGGAGACGGTTGAGGCAAGTTTGGTCGAGGGAAACTACGAAAAAACGAATGTGTGGCATATCCACCCAGCGAGCGACAAGATCCACCCGGCAATCTTCCCGACCGACTTGGCAAGGCGGATTATCCAGTTTTATTCTTTCAAAGGGGATATAGTGTTTGATCCGTTTGCAGGTATCGGAACAGTGGGTGTAGCATCCCTCATGTTAGAGCGTTTTTTTCTTCTTACTGAACAGGAGGAGAAATATGTCCGTAAGGCGATACAGACTATGCAGACTGTTGATGATCCGCTATTTAACGATTTCCACCCCAAATGTTTAAACTTGGCTGAATTTAGAGTATTACTCAATAAGGAAAAAGAACGATGACTATTACCGGTGTTGTTATAAAGAATATCATACGTAAATTGTTGGCAGGTGAGGATTATCGTGCTGAGATTGTTGCGCTTATTGATGCCGAATTTTTACAATATGTCATCGACTTTTTCGGTCGAGTTGTTGATGCGAAGTTAAAAAATCATTCCGTGACGGTTGATTGGTACAAAGAGGAATTCCTCAATCCGAAACTTGACAAATCAGATATTGCTGTACATTCAGGCTTGAACATGAAAACGATCACGAATATGTACGAATCTTCAGCGAAACAGATTGTACTTGATGCCTCTAGGGAGCATTATGATGTATTACTTAACGCAATTCAAGATTTGACAGAGCAAAACGACGTTGATATCTCGTTGACGATAAAATTTCGGACGGTCAGTGTAGATCTCAACATTAACGAGAGTTTAATCGTTATTAACACACTTGCTGTCAAACGCGCCGCGTTGCGGGGTGGATTATGGAGTGCGGCAGGAAAGCAGGTTGAGAAACCGTTGATGACAACACTTTGTGCTCTATTCCGTGTTCCACTAAAGTATTTTCCACAATCTGTTCTTCCTGCTTCAGGTAGTGAAGTGGAACGTGAAGCAGACTTTTATCTGGCTGATAATGCTGGAATGAGATACCGTTGCGAAGTAAAATTAATGGGCAAAGGAAATCCAGAAAGTGCGGATGCTCCACATGCTCGTGATACCCAAGTGTTTGTTGCGGATACGATCTCCGATCTGGGTAAAGCACAACTCGACGATTCAGGCATCCATTGGGTAGAGCTACGAGATGAAGGCGGTTACAAGCGATTTGAGCAGGTCTTAACGGCGTTATCAATTCCCTACCAACCATTTGAAGGTGATGTACAAAAAGCGTTAGAGAAAATCTTCCCAGTTATACTTTCTGATGATGTTCAATCTTCAGTGACTCCTGACATTATTCTTCAAGAGCAGAGCAGTGATGATTCACGGTTGTTAGTGGACTTTTAATAAGCCATGGGAAGTTTGCTGGCACTTCATTTTTAGGAGAGTTCAGAGCAAGATTAGAGTTGATGGGTTTATCCGAAAAGGGGCTCAATAATGTCCGATAATTGACAGGGAAAAACAGCCGTTCATGCTGGCTCGGACTCGGAAAAGGAGGACATCAACATGAAAGCCGCTCAACTGTATGCGTATGACGAAGAGATGAACGTCGAACTTAAAATTGAAACCGTACCGGAGCCAACCATCAGCAATCCGGAGGACGTGATTGTTCGTGTCGGTGCTGCAGGCTTGTGCCGGACAGATCTGCACATCATCGAAGGGGTATGGCGCGACGTGATGGATACGGACGGCGCGTTGTTGCCCTACATCATGGGACATGAAAACGCTGGTTGGGTTGAGGAGGTCGGTACTGGCGTGAAATCGGTGAAGCCCGGTGATGCCGTTATCTGCCATCCCTTGCGGTCGTGTGGAATCTGTGCCGGCTGCCGCCGGGGCGAAGATATGTACTGCGAGAATAACATATTTCCGGGACTGAGTGCGGACGGTGGCTTTGCTGAGTATTTCCTGACCAACGAACGGGCGTTGATCAAACTTAACGAGAATGTGTTGCCGGTGAATGTGGCTCCCATGGCGGATGCCGGTATCACCGCCTACCGGGTTGCCAAGCGGGCCGCGAAGATATTGAACCCGGGCAGTTATTGTGCGATCCTCGGTGTAGGTGGGTTAGGACACATTTCCCTCCAGTGTTTGCATGAGTTGTGCGGGACCCGTACCATTGCGGTTGACCAGAGTGAAGCTGCCCGAAAATTGGCTAAAGACTTGGGGGCTCACCATGTGCTTGACGGCGGTCCCGATGTCGTTGAAGAGTTGAAAGAACTCACCGGAGGCGGTGCCCACGCCGTCATTGATTTTGTCGGAGAGCTCGGCGCAGAGCAACTCTGCTGGCAGATGTTGCGTCAAGGCGGGACTCACTTCGTTGTTGGCTACGGCGGTAAAATTGAAGTTCCCACCGTTCACATGATCATCAATGAGATTGCAATTGTCGGTAGCCTTGTTGGCAATTATACGGAATTGGTCGAGTTGATGGAACTTAACGCTGAAGGGCGTGTCAACATGCGTGCGGAAGAGTACACGTTGGATGACATTAACACTGCTATCACCGACTTCAAAAATCGTCAGATTGTAGGACGAGGAGTTATTGTTCCCTAATCCTGATTACGCAGAAATTGATGAGAGTCCAGCACGGCGTAAGTGGAGGGCAGAATGTACGATGATGTGCGGTTATCGCTTCCTGATACCCTAGATCAAGAGGTCATCTTCAAACGGCTGGAGAGAGTGCTCGATCCTGAGCTTGATGAGTCTATTCTGAAACTCGGTTTCGTCAAGTCGATTGAAGCCGAAAGCGATCATCTGACAATCGAATTACATCTTCCGACCTACTGGTGCGCGCCCAACTTCTCCTATATGATGGCTGAGGATACCCGCCGTGAACTGATGACGGTTAGTGGAATCCACGATGTCGCGGTTCGCTTGAAAGATCATTTCGCTGCGAAGACAATCGAGGCGGGTGTGAACACTGGCAAGTCCTTCTCGGAGGCTTTTCGGGATGAGGCATCTGAAGATCTGTGTCAACTCAACGATCTTTTTCGCCGAAAAGGGTATATTAGACGTCAAGAACGTCTGTTGCAGGACTTGAAAAGTGCGGGTTTATCACTTGAGGAGATCGCTGTCCGACGCATTGGTGACCTCTATTTTGAGGACGAATCTTATCGGATCCGGCGTAACGATGGTCGGATATGTGATGTTGGGGAGGCTGAAGTCGCTCGTCAATACTTGCAGCGTCGAGCGGAAATGGACCTTGATTGCTCGTCCACCGCGCCTTTGATAATCGATCTGCGTGGTAGGGAGGTCACTGCCGAGCAGTTAGAGAAGTATCTGATACGTGCGCGCACTGTGCGTGTCGCACTGCAAGCCAACGGGTCGTTCTGTACCGCTGTGCTGGCAGCACGGAAAGGTAAAAACTGAGCTAGAGTCATAAATGCCGTTGAGTATACAAGGAGCCTTACTAATGTATAAAGAAAATGGGCAAGAGATTTTTGTTGTTGACGGACATATGCACTTTTGGGATGCCAACCCGGAAAACTGGCGTAACGAGTATGGCGAAGGCTGGATCCGATGTTTCTATGACTTTCATACCGCCCTCAGTCCTGAGGAATA
Coding sequences within:
- a CDS encoding nucleotide-binding protein produces the protein MKKSINSLQGIYERLDLYDESSERSNTARHSFGNNVFIVHGRDDESRYKVALFVKELGLNNIILDRQPDEGIIAILDKFEREAKKADFAIALLTPDDVGALKNEAETQLNSRPRQNVVFELGYFISALGRQKVCLLIKGEIENPSDLDGILYKRIDGDEWKLKVARDMQKAGLPVDLNDVR
- a CDS encoding HEAT repeat domain-containing protein; this translates as MLTKTYIEERKWAGDKRFFIKNLALTNNEQPLRFVLEKLGRLPSDFDREPFLNLLKHEHPNIRLLAVKNLGKLKDVTLLDAISKFAQREANTATRREAVSAIGRMRTPKSVPILIQFLEDIDPKVVLQAIRGLINFKMLPEVQSAFSALVNHPNELIQDAINRELTPNTEPTQESTLPHSHSIDALKNVIIHADVRDVLSATPDESIHLTFTSPPYYNARDYTLYESYEAYLQFLADIFRQVHRITKEGRFFVLNTSPVIVPRMSRAHSSKRYAIPFDLHPMLTQMGWEFIEDIVWVKPERTAKNRNGGFFQHRKPLGYKANSVTEYVMVYRKKTDKLIDWNMRQYDEETVEASLVEGNYEKTNVWHIHPASDKIHPAIFPTDLARRIIQFYSFKGDIVFDPFAGIGTVGVASLMLERFFLLTEQEEKYVRKAIQTMQTVDDPLFNDFHPKCLNLAEFRVLLNKEKER
- a CDS encoding CfrBI family restriction endonuclease, which codes for MTITGVVIKNIIRKLLAGEDYRAEIVALIDAEFLQYVIDFFGRVVDAKLKNHSVTVDWYKEEFLNPKLDKSDIAVHSGLNMKTITNMYESSAKQIVLDASREHYDVLLNAIQDLTEQNDVDISLTIKFRTVSVDLNINESLIVINTLAVKRAALRGGLWSAAGKQVEKPLMTTLCALFRVPLKYFPQSVLPASGSEVEREADFYLADNAGMRYRCEVKLMGKGNPESADAPHARDTQVFVADTISDLGKAQLDDSGIHWVELRDEGGYKRFEQVLTALSIPYQPFEGDVQKALEKIFPVILSDDVQSSVTPDIILQEQSSDDSRLLVDF
- a CDS encoding NAD(P)-dependent alcohol dehydrogenase; this translates as MKAAQLYAYDEEMNVELKIETVPEPTISNPEDVIVRVGAAGLCRTDLHIIEGVWRDVMDTDGALLPYIMGHENAGWVEEVGTGVKSVKPGDAVICHPLRSCGICAGCRRGEDMYCENNIFPGLSADGGFAEYFLTNERALIKLNENVLPVNVAPMADAGITAYRVAKRAAKILNPGSYCAILGVGGLGHISLQCLHELCGTRTIAVDQSEAARKLAKDLGAHHVLDGGPDVVEELKELTGGGAHAVIDFVGELGAEQLCWQMLRQGGTHFVVGYGGKIEVPTVHMIINEIAIVGSLVGNYTELVELMELNAEGRVNMRAEEYTLDDINTAITDFKNRQIVGRGVIVP
- a CDS encoding DUF59 domain-containing protein; the encoded protein is MYDDVRLSLPDTLDQEVIFKRLERVLDPELDESILKLGFVKSIEAESDHLTIELHLPTYWCAPNFSYMMAEDTRRELMTVSGIHDVAVRLKDHFAAKTIEAGVNTGKSFSEAFRDEASEDLCQLNDLFRRKGYIRRQERLLQDLKSAGLSLEEIAVRRIGDLYFEDESYRIRRNDGRICDVGEAEVARQYLQRRAEMDLDCSSTAPLIIDLRGREVTAEQLEKYLIRARTVRVALQANGSFCTAVLAARKGKN